The Burkholderia cepacia genome includes a region encoding these proteins:
- the prfH gene encoding peptide chain release factor H yields MLMQISSAHGPLECQLAAANALRRLQAEADACRVALTVLDLQPGERPGTLRSALLDLDGAGAQALANRWTGTLQWICASPYRLRHPRKNWFIGVTRCADAPPLPDGAVKFEAMRARGPGGQHVNKTSSAIRATHVATGLSVRVESERSQHANKRLALQLLHARLREQADRQAGHAREQRRMQHFALERGNPVRVFHGAAFTPSG; encoded by the coding sequence ATGCTGATGCAGATTTCTTCGGCGCACGGGCCGCTGGAGTGCCAGCTCGCCGCGGCCAATGCATTGCGGCGCCTGCAGGCGGAAGCCGACGCGTGCCGCGTCGCGCTGACGGTGCTGGACCTGCAACCGGGCGAGCGCCCGGGCACGCTGCGCTCGGCGCTGCTCGATCTCGACGGTGCCGGCGCGCAGGCGCTGGCGAACCGCTGGACGGGCACGCTGCAATGGATTTGCGCGAGCCCGTACCGGTTGCGCCATCCGCGCAAGAACTGGTTCATCGGTGTCACGCGCTGCGCCGACGCGCCGCCATTGCCGGACGGCGCAGTGAAATTCGAAGCGATGCGCGCACGCGGGCCGGGCGGCCAGCACGTGAACAAGACGAGCTCGGCGATTCGTGCGACCCATGTCGCGACCGGCCTGTCGGTGCGCGTGGAAAGCGAGCGCAGCCAGCACGCGAACAAGCGCCTCGCGCTGCAGTTGCTGCACGCGCGCCTGCGGGAGCAGGCCGACCGGCAGGCCGGGCACGCGCGCGAGCAGCGGCGGATGCAGCACTTCGCGCTCGAGCGCGGCAACCCCGTGCGCGTGTTTCATGGCGCCGCGTTCACGCCGTCGGGCTGA
- a CDS encoding hydroxymethylglutaryl-CoA lyase, with protein MTMTGKRRPRLYIHEVATRDGFQNEAAFVDTDDKIALVDALSACGYAKIEVTSFTSPRAIPALRDAEAVMHGIARAPGVVYTVLVPNVRGAERALSCGVDEVNLVMSTSESHNRANLRMTREQSFAQLRDVIDAVRGTGVAINVSLSTAMGCPMEGDVAAEGVLAWMQRFADLGVHGFTLCDTTGMAFPSQVRALCERAAGRFGALQLTLHFHNTRGMALANTLAALGAGIDRFDASLGGLGGCPYAPGATGNACTEELVHMLELDGYDTGVDLAAVLAASARLPALIGHDVPSQILKAGRRSDLHPAPASTADGMPAQRACA; from the coding sequence ATGACGATGACAGGCAAACGGCGCCCCAGGCTCTACATCCACGAAGTCGCGACGCGCGACGGTTTCCAGAACGAAGCGGCGTTCGTCGACACCGACGACAAGATCGCGCTCGTCGACGCGCTGAGCGCCTGCGGCTACGCGAAGATCGAGGTCACGTCGTTCACGTCGCCGAGGGCGATCCCCGCGTTGCGCGACGCCGAGGCCGTGATGCACGGCATCGCGCGCGCGCCGGGTGTCGTCTACACGGTGCTCGTACCGAACGTGCGCGGCGCCGAGCGCGCGCTGTCGTGCGGCGTCGACGAAGTGAACCTCGTGATGTCGACGAGCGAAAGCCACAACCGCGCGAACCTGCGGATGACGCGCGAGCAATCGTTCGCGCAGCTGCGCGACGTGATCGACGCGGTACGCGGCACGGGTGTCGCCATCAACGTCTCGCTGTCGACCGCGATGGGCTGCCCGATGGAAGGGGATGTCGCGGCCGAGGGCGTGCTCGCGTGGATGCAGCGCTTCGCGGATCTCGGCGTGCACGGCTTCACGCTGTGCGATACGACGGGCATGGCGTTTCCGTCGCAAGTGCGCGCGCTGTGCGAACGCGCGGCCGGCCGCTTCGGCGCGCTGCAGCTCACGCTGCACTTCCACAACACACGCGGGATGGCGCTCGCGAACACGCTCGCGGCACTCGGCGCCGGAATCGACCGCTTCGACGCCTCGCTCGGCGGCCTCGGCGGCTGCCCGTACGCGCCGGGCGCGACCGGCAACGCGTGCACCGAGGAACTCGTGCACATGCTCGAGCTCGACGGCTACGATACGGGCGTCGATCTCGCGGCCGTGCTGGCCGCGTCGGCACGGCTGCCCGCGCTGATCGGCCACGACGTGCCGAGCCAGATCCTCAAGGCCGGGCGCCGCTCGGACCTGCATCCCGCGCCGGCCTCGACGGCGGACGGCATGCCGGCGCAGCGGGCGTGCGCGTGA
- a CDS encoding LysR family transcriptional regulator has product MVNPLHFDLQSLRVFALVAEHGSLTKAAEHGQLTLSAVSKRIAELESVTGSALFVRHARGVELTPAGRALLDHAAKVIEQVNRMAHEMSDYVAGVRGHIHVWTNTSAIVQFLPVDLAGFLTAHPGIKVSLEERLSHEIVDALASGKADLGVFADNVPAPGIERRLYRRDELVLLVPRTHRFAARDRIRFADTLDEDYVGLSDGSSLLARMTDAAFAVERSLKLRIQVSNFDGVSRMIEAGLGIGILPRDAVTTERAGSRLCVVKLDDAWATRTLWVGVKAGTVLTTDIAKLFDFMSAR; this is encoded by the coding sequence ATGGTGAACCCGCTTCATTTCGATCTGCAGTCGCTGCGCGTGTTCGCGCTCGTCGCCGAGCACGGCAGCCTGACGAAAGCGGCCGAGCACGGCCAGCTCACGCTGTCCGCGGTCAGCAAGCGCATCGCCGAGCTCGAAAGCGTGACGGGCAGCGCGCTGTTCGTCCGGCATGCGCGCGGTGTCGAGCTGACGCCCGCGGGCCGCGCGCTGCTCGACCATGCGGCGAAGGTGATCGAGCAGGTCAACCGGATGGCGCACGAGATGAGCGACTACGTCGCCGGCGTGCGCGGCCACATCCATGTGTGGACCAACACGTCCGCGATCGTCCAGTTCCTGCCGGTCGACCTTGCCGGTTTTCTCACGGCGCACCCCGGCATCAAGGTCAGCCTCGAGGAGCGTTTGAGCCACGAGATCGTCGATGCGCTCGCGTCCGGCAAGGCCGATCTCGGCGTGTTCGCCGACAACGTGCCGGCCCCCGGTATCGAACGGCGGCTGTACCGCCGCGACGAACTCGTGCTGCTCGTGCCGCGCACGCACCGGTTCGCCGCGCGCGACCGCATCCGCTTCGCGGACACGCTCGACGAGGACTACGTCGGGCTCAGCGACGGCAGTTCGCTGCTCGCGCGCATGACCGATGCCGCGTTCGCGGTCGAGCGTTCGCTGAAGCTGCGGATCCAGGTATCGAATTTCGACGGCGTGAGCCGGATGATCGAGGCGGGGCTCGGAATCGGCATCCTGCCGCGCGATGCGGTGACGACCGAGCGCGCGGGGTCGAGGCTGTGCGTGGTGAAGCTCGACGATGCGTGGGCGACGCGCACGCTCTGGGTCGGCGTGAAGGCCGGAACCGTGCTGACGACCGATATCGCGAAGCTGTTCGATTTCATGTCGGCGCGCTGA
- a CDS encoding MFS transporter: MNSHSLELGGDTGLPASPARAADGGAARHAAREVTLGDFMDDLPVGALHRFVVWVIGIGLFFDMYEIFLVSTIGSALQNEYGLSRQSTDFKLLLASAFIGMFVGAMCLGSLADRIGRRKAFLLTLTWYSAFSLVGAFSVNADMLVACRFLTGIGVGAIYPVADSFLSEILPKEKRGRLAAWAYTTSYVAVPLVGFLALWLNPLHVGGVAGWRIILAIGSLGAVYVLFVQHRLPESPRWLLAQGRTDEAEATLRRFADSAGASMPARFATSAEPQRPLALLRREPYGARYLMLAIFHLFQGFGYYGFGTLAGTVVKSRGFDVTDSTLFIALSFIGYPVGSLLSIPLLNWIERRTLVIASILSIAVFGLCFAYSGQTWLIVGFGFLTTCASNVFSNAYHVYQAEIFPARVRSTAIGSTYALSRIVSGALPFVLLPVLGGYGAGAMFGVISVALGIVAVTLRMLGPLTTRRSQDEINPV; the protein is encoded by the coding sequence ATGAACAGCCATTCCCTCGAGTTGGGCGGCGACACCGGCCTGCCCGCGTCGCCCGCCCGCGCCGCCGATGGCGGTGCGGCGCGCCACGCCGCCCGCGAAGTCACGCTCGGCGATTTCATGGACGACCTGCCGGTCGGCGCATTGCACCGGTTCGTCGTCTGGGTGATCGGCATCGGGCTGTTTTTCGACATGTACGAGATCTTCCTCGTCAGCACGATCGGTTCCGCGTTGCAGAACGAATACGGGCTGAGCCGGCAGAGTACCGATTTCAAGCTGCTGCTCGCATCGGCATTCATCGGCATGTTCGTCGGTGCGATGTGCCTCGGCAGCCTCGCCGACCGCATCGGGCGGCGCAAGGCCTTCCTGCTGACGCTCACGTGGTACAGCGCGTTCTCGCTGGTCGGCGCGTTTTCCGTGAACGCCGACATGCTCGTCGCGTGCCGGTTCCTGACCGGCATCGGCGTCGGCGCGATCTATCCGGTTGCCGACAGCTTCCTGTCCGAGATCCTGCCGAAGGAAAAGCGCGGGCGGCTCGCCGCGTGGGCCTATACGACTTCCTATGTCGCGGTGCCGCTCGTCGGTTTCCTCGCACTGTGGCTGAATCCGCTGCATGTGGGCGGCGTGGCCGGCTGGCGCATCATTCTCGCGATCGGCAGCCTCGGTGCCGTATACGTGCTGTTCGTCCAGCACCGGCTGCCGGAAAGCCCGCGCTGGCTGCTGGCCCAAGGGCGCACGGACGAGGCCGAAGCGACGCTGCGCCGCTTCGCCGACAGCGCCGGCGCAAGCATGCCGGCGCGCTTCGCGACCTCGGCGGAGCCGCAGCGGCCGCTCGCGCTGCTGCGGCGCGAACCGTACGGCGCGCGCTACCTGATGCTCGCGATCTTTCATCTGTTCCAGGGCTTCGGCTATTACGGCTTCGGCACGCTGGCCGGCACGGTCGTGAAGAGCCGCGGCTTCGACGTGACGGACAGTACGCTGTTCATCGCGCTGTCGTTCATCGGCTATCCGGTCGGCTCGCTGCTGTCGATTCCGCTGCTCAACTGGATCGAGCGCCGCACGCTCGTGATTGCGTCGATCCTGTCGATCGCGGTGTTCGGTCTGTGCTTCGCGTACTCGGGCCAAACCTGGCTGATCGTCGGCTTCGGGTTCCTGACGACCTGTGCGTCGAACGTGTTCAGCAACGCGTATCACGTGTACCAGGCGGAGATCTTTCCGGCGCGCGTGCGCTCGACGGCGATCGGCAGTACCTATGCACTGTCGCGTATCGTCAGCGGTGCGCTGCCGTTCGTGTTGCTGCCGGTGCTCGGCGGTTACGGCGCGGGCGCGATGTTCGGCGTGATCTCGGTTGCGCTCGGTATCGTCGCGGTCACGCTGCGCATGCTCGGGCCGCTGACGACGCGGCGCAGCCAGGACGAGATCAATCCGGTGTGA
- a CDS encoding VOC family protein encodes MFSHVTVGARDLGRAGRFYDAVLAPLGLKRRVVMSDGGPPALCWVTGQTPLPRFYVYIPYDGEPATIGNGSMVAFLAPSQEAVNTAYANGLEHGGTDNGAPGLRPHYGDGYFGAYLRDPDGNKVHIVHRGDLQP; translated from the coding sequence ATGTTCAGCCATGTAACTGTTGGGGCGCGTGATCTTGGGCGGGCAGGCCGTTTCTATGACGCGGTGCTCGCTCCGCTCGGACTGAAGCGTCGCGTCGTCATGTCCGATGGCGGGCCTCCTGCGCTTTGCTGGGTAACCGGTCAAACGCCGCTGCCGCGCTTCTATGTCTACATCCCTTACGATGGCGAGCCGGCGACCATCGGCAACGGCAGCATGGTCGCCTTTCTGGCGCCCTCGCAAGAAGCCGTGAACACGGCCTACGCGAATGGTCTTGAGCACGGTGGGACGGACAACGGTGCGCCCGGGTTACGCCCCCACTATGGTGACGGCTACTTCGGCGCGTATCTGCGCGACCCTGACGGGAACAAGGTCCATATCGTTCATCGCGGAGACCTCCAGCCATAA
- a CDS encoding VOC family protein: MALIDHLDHLVLTCVDPDRTKRFYTEVLQMQLETFGAGRIAFRFGNQKINLHVRGAEFEPKAHVPVPGALDLCFIASVPLDDVIAHLKRVEWPIVEGPVERTGATQKIRSVYVRDPDLNLIEISELI, translated from the coding sequence ATGGCGCTGATCGATCATCTCGACCATCTCGTGCTGACCTGCGTCGATCCCGACCGGACGAAGCGTTTCTACACCGAGGTACTGCAGATGCAGCTCGAAACCTTCGGGGCGGGCCGGATCGCGTTCCGCTTCGGCAACCAGAAGATCAACCTGCACGTGCGCGGCGCGGAGTTCGAACCGAAAGCGCACGTGCCGGTGCCCGGCGCGCTCGACCTGTGCTTCATCGCGTCGGTGCCGCTCGACGACGTGATCGCGCACCTGAAGCGCGTCGAATGGCCGATCGTCGAAGGGCCCGTCGAACGCACGGGCGCGACGCAGAAGATCCGGTCGGTCTACGTGCGCGATCCCGACCTGAACCTGATCGAGATCTCCGAGCTGATCTGA
- a CDS encoding RNA ligase RtcB family protein translates to MGNSMQYLGERVTLCACATTWIEGEAIRQLEHAATLPGMRRVAGMPDLHPGRGYPVGAAFFSTGRLYPALIGGDIGCGMALWQTALDARRASAVRLVGQLGSIDARLDDSWQASIADAGLAGHAFAASLGTIGSGNHFAEAQRIDAVYDADAVEALGLDRDRLLLLVHSGSRGFGQSILEQHMREHGYNGLDDTHAECGAYLQRHDAALRYAIANRDLIARRMLARWRSDGRRVLDVNHNLVSRADVDGEPGWLHRKGATPADAGPVVIPGSRGDYSYLVEPLPRDAAASLASLAHGAGRKWARGDCKERLERRFTPSQLTRTPLGSHVVCEDRELLYEEAPQAYKPIDSVVDALEAAGLLRKLARLAPVLTYKTSGEACRC, encoded by the coding sequence ATGGGCAATTCCATGCAATACCTGGGCGAGCGCGTCACGTTGTGCGCTTGCGCCACCACCTGGATCGAAGGTGAGGCGATCCGGCAGCTCGAACACGCTGCCACCCTCCCCGGCATGCGGCGCGTCGCCGGCATGCCCGATCTTCACCCCGGACGCGGCTACCCGGTCGGCGCCGCGTTCTTTTCGACGGGGCGGCTCTACCCTGCGCTGATCGGCGGCGATATCGGCTGCGGAATGGCGCTGTGGCAAACCGCGCTCGATGCGCGGCGCGCGAGCGCGGTGCGGCTCGTCGGCCAGCTCGGCTCGATCGACGCGCGTCTCGACGACAGCTGGCAAGCGTCGATCGCCGACGCCGGGCTGGCCGGCCACGCGTTCGCGGCGTCGCTCGGCACGATCGGCAGCGGCAATCATTTCGCGGAAGCGCAGCGGATCGACGCGGTGTACGACGCCGATGCCGTCGAGGCGCTCGGCCTCGACCGCGACCGCCTGCTGCTGCTCGTGCATAGCGGGTCGCGCGGCTTCGGCCAGTCGATCCTCGAACAGCACATGCGCGAGCACGGCTACAACGGGCTCGACGACACGCACGCCGAGTGCGGAGCCTACCTGCAGCGTCACGACGCGGCGCTGCGCTACGCGATCGCGAATCGCGACCTGATCGCGCGGCGCATGCTGGCGCGCTGGCGCAGCGACGGCCGGCGCGTGCTCGACGTGAACCACAACCTGGTGAGCCGCGCGGACGTCGACGGCGAGCCCGGCTGGCTGCATCGCAAGGGTGCGACGCCGGCCGATGCGGGGCCGGTCGTCATTCCCGGGTCGCGCGGCGACTACAGCTATCTCGTCGAGCCGCTGCCGCGCGACGCCGCCGCGAGTCTCGCGTCGCTTGCGCATGGCGCGGGCCGCAAGTGGGCGCGCGGCGATTGCAAGGAGCGTCTCGAACGGCGCTTCACGCCGTCGCAGCTCACGCGTACGCCGCTCGGCAGCCACGTCGTCTGCGAAGACCGCGAACTGCTGTACGAGGAAGCGCCGCAGGCCTACAAGCCGATCGACAGCGTCGTCGACGCGCTCGAGGCGGCCGGCCTGCTGCGCAAGCTGGCGCGGCTCGCGCCGGTGCTGACCTACAAGACGTCCGGGGAGGCCTGCCGATGCTGA
- a CDS encoding sialidase family protein, which produces MNSICRRLSRSVSQSLAAGGVIALASTLGPGVQAQVLSPLVQVAAGDPFSGCTADQVHAQETALGSVLYPATSIEPWVAADPTNASRLLAGHQQDRWSDGGSRGLVGVVSSDAGSSWANSIPTGVSECTGGKFRRASDPWVDFAQDGTAFFFSLVLDPMQPTTPFGARSSAMLVSRSVDHGATWQAPVELIHNSSSHVLNDKNSLTADPTANGYVYAVWDQLSVFPPSKDAAQLLAGNDGVAIARQLLNSTAGASSVCEPFTSPPCKGGAPSFKFNFTGPTFFSRSTDNGVTWSTATPIYQPGTNKQTIDNIVRALPDGTLLDFFTAINVTPQVLNIGYIKSTDKGGSWTGPAFASDIRVVGVVTPDSGQRIRDAAILYSVAVNPATGAIYLAWQDDRFSTAACTTPTGSIPVDGIAFSESDDGGATWSKPVMINKTPANAANRCRQQAFIPAVVASGDGKTVVVTYYDFRNDTNTPVGFEGTDYFALFCSTATACTNPANWGNEQRLTTASFNILDAPVARGHFLGDYMGLTASGPTTVYPVFGIATGHNVTAEFTRKISGLQ; this is translated from the coding sequence ATGAATTCCATTTGCAGACGCCTGTCCCGCTCCGTTTCCCAGAGTCTCGCGGCCGGCGGCGTCATCGCGCTCGCATCCACGCTCGGCCCGGGCGTGCAGGCGCAAGTGCTCAGCCCACTCGTCCAGGTGGCCGCGGGCGACCCATTCAGCGGATGCACCGCCGACCAGGTGCATGCGCAAGAGACCGCGCTCGGGAGCGTCCTTTATCCCGCGACGTCGATCGAGCCGTGGGTGGCGGCCGACCCGACCAACGCATCCCGCCTTCTCGCCGGCCACCAGCAGGACCGCTGGAGCGACGGCGGCTCACGCGGGCTCGTCGGCGTCGTCTCCAGCGATGCGGGCAGCAGCTGGGCCAATTCGATCCCGACCGGCGTGAGCGAGTGCACCGGCGGCAAATTCCGTCGCGCCTCCGACCCCTGGGTCGACTTTGCGCAAGACGGCACGGCCTTCTTCTTCTCGCTGGTGCTGGACCCCATGCAGCCGACGACCCCATTCGGCGCACGAAGCAGCGCGATGCTGGTCAGCCGCTCCGTCGATCACGGCGCAACGTGGCAGGCTCCCGTCGAGTTGATCCACAACAGCTCGTCGCACGTGCTGAACGACAAGAACTCGCTCACCGCCGATCCGACCGCGAACGGCTACGTCTATGCAGTGTGGGATCAGTTGAGCGTTTTCCCGCCGAGCAAAGACGCTGCACAGCTGCTCGCGGGCAACGACGGCGTAGCGATCGCACGCCAACTGCTCAATTCCACGGCGGGCGCATCGTCGGTATGCGAGCCGTTCACGAGTCCGCCGTGCAAGGGCGGCGCTCCGTCCTTCAAGTTCAACTTTACCGGCCCGACCTTCTTCTCACGGTCCACCGACAATGGCGTGACCTGGAGCACGGCCACCCCGATCTACCAGCCGGGGACGAACAAGCAGACGATCGACAATATCGTCCGCGCATTGCCCGATGGCACCCTGCTCGATTTCTTCACGGCGATCAACGTCACGCCGCAGGTGCTCAACATCGGCTATATCAAGTCGACGGACAAGGGCGGAAGCTGGACGGGGCCGGCGTTCGCCAGCGATATTCGGGTGGTCGGCGTGGTCACGCCGGACTCCGGCCAGCGGATACGCGATGCCGCCATTCTCTACAGCGTCGCAGTGAACCCGGCGACGGGAGCAATCTATCTCGCGTGGCAGGACGATCGTTTTTCGACCGCCGCCTGCACCACGCCCACCGGCTCGATCCCGGTCGACGGGATCGCCTTCAGCGAGTCGGATGACGGCGGAGCGACCTGGTCGAAGCCGGTGATGATCAACAAGACGCCGGCGAATGCCGCGAACCGCTGCCGGCAGCAGGCGTTCATTCCTGCCGTGGTGGCGTCGGGCGACGGCAAGACGGTCGTGGTGACCTACTACGACTTTCGTAACGACACAAACACGCCTGTCGGCTTCGAGGGCACCGACTATTTCGCGCTCTTCTGCTCGACCGCGACCGCATGCACGAACCCTGCCAACTGGGGCAACGAGCAGCGACTGACCACGGCCTCGTTCAACATACTTGACGCTCCCGTGGCGCGTGGCCATTTCCTCGGCGATTACATGGGCCTGACCGCGAGCGGGCCGACGACCGTGTATCCGGTGTTCGGCATCGCGACGGGCCACAACGTGACGGCCGAATTCACCCGCAAGATCTCGGGACTGCAGTGA
- a CDS encoding PLP-dependent aminotransferase family protein, producing the protein MLLQSPWSPRLADIEANTAERLVLALADDIIEGRLTGGDRLPAHRDLALKLGIGLGTVTKAYAALERRGLTRSIKGRGTFVAIRQAHHDRQIDLSSNVPPAMLNARLLARTLTGIARKIDADHLNLYAPPAGHMEHRRVLARWLETLGLMVEPSHLVLTSGARQALSLAFDLSCGSQGLLLTERITYPGAIALARRKGYRMQGVETDAQGMAPGALADALDGTASTGSKAVYLTPTLHNPTTATMGTERRQAIVDICRRAGAWIIEDGVYASAEPASPPLAALAPEITFHVNGLSKSLGPGLQIGVLALPAGLDDAAEDALRDLPMAPSPLSCAVVEEWLATDVISSIQRDLHHEARRRSNLAISLLGASELVSHPGAYNAWLPMERDAANRVVSVAAAMRIKLTPPESMMVNPEDRASGIRLCLGGPSFEDLTKALTLLAGLLKQRA; encoded by the coding sequence ATGCTCCTGCAATCCCCCTGGTCACCACGGCTTGCCGACATCGAGGCGAATACCGCCGAGCGGTTGGTCCTCGCCCTGGCCGACGACATCATCGAGGGGCGGCTGACAGGAGGCGACCGTCTGCCCGCTCATCGCGATCTCGCGTTGAAACTGGGGATTGGCCTTGGCACGGTGACGAAAGCCTATGCCGCGCTTGAACGGCGAGGCCTGACGCGCAGCATCAAGGGCCGGGGAACCTTCGTGGCGATCCGCCAGGCGCATCATGATCGCCAGATCGACCTTTCTTCCAATGTGCCGCCAGCCATGCTCAACGCTCGCTTGCTGGCGCGAACATTGACGGGGATCGCACGCAAGATCGATGCGGACCATCTCAATCTCTATGCCCCGCCCGCTGGGCATATGGAGCACCGACGCGTGCTGGCTCGCTGGCTCGAAACGCTGGGCCTGATGGTGGAACCGTCGCATCTGGTGCTAACGAGCGGCGCCCGCCAGGCGCTATCGTTGGCCTTCGATCTTTCCTGCGGCTCGCAAGGGCTGCTTCTGACCGAGCGGATCACCTATCCTGGCGCGATCGCGCTGGCGCGGCGCAAGGGATATCGGATGCAAGGCGTCGAGACCGACGCGCAAGGGATGGCGCCGGGAGCACTGGCCGACGCACTCGACGGCACCGCATCGACCGGCAGCAAGGCGGTCTATCTCACGCCGACGCTGCACAACCCGACCACTGCCACGATGGGTACGGAACGAAGGCAGGCCATCGTGGATATTTGCCGCCGGGCGGGCGCGTGGATCATCGAGGACGGCGTCTATGCGTCGGCAGAGCCGGCTTCGCCACCGCTTGCTGCGTTGGCGCCCGAGATCACCTTTCATGTGAACGGGCTGTCCAAATCCCTTGGCCCCGGTTTGCAGATCGGCGTGCTCGCGCTGCCGGCCGGACTCGACGACGCAGCGGAAGACGCGCTGCGGGACCTGCCAATGGCGCCGTCGCCGCTCTCTTGCGCAGTGGTTGAGGAATGGCTGGCCACCGACGTCATCTCCTCGATCCAGCGGGATCTGCACCATGAAGCGCGGCGTCGATCCAATCTGGCTATCTCTCTGCTCGGCGCGAGCGAACTGGTCTCGCATCCCGGCGCCTACAACGCCTGGCTGCCGATGGAGCGTGACGCTGCCAATCGTGTCGTATCCGTCGCTGCAGCGATGCGTATCAAGTTGACCCCTCCGGAATCCATGATGGTGAACCCGGAAGATCGGGCGAGCGGGATTCGACTTTGCCTCGGCGGCCCGTCGTTCGAAGATCTGACAAAAGCACTGACACTTCTGGCAGGGCTGCTGAAGCAGCGCGCTTGA
- a CDS encoding LysE family translocator: MIASQIALAYGTYLIATASPGPSNMAIMGTAMRDGRLPALVLATGVITGSLFWAILAATGVSAVLAAYAEALFVIKMVGGVYLLYLAFRTGRSALKPGSDFAKMEPGRSTPRYRLLYRQGILMHIGNPKAVLAWMAIMSLGLRENAPGGTLPAIVGGCAFLGVIVFGGYAVLFSTARMIALYARLRHWIEGTLSAVFAVAGVKLLAWQR, from the coding sequence ATGATCGCCAGTCAGATCGCACTCGCCTACGGCACCTATCTCATCGCCACCGCCAGCCCTGGGCCGAGCAACATGGCGATCATGGGAACAGCGATGCGTGACGGCCGTCTGCCGGCCCTCGTTCTGGCGACCGGCGTCATCACGGGCTCACTCTTCTGGGCGATCCTGGCTGCAACCGGCGTTTCCGCTGTGCTGGCGGCCTATGCCGAGGCGCTTTTCGTCATAAAGATGGTGGGTGGCGTCTATCTGCTCTACCTGGCGTTCCGCACGGGCAGGTCGGCGCTGAAACCGGGCTCCGACTTCGCGAAGATGGAACCGGGACGCTCGACACCGCGCTATCGGCTGCTCTACCGCCAGGGCATTCTCATGCATATCGGAAACCCGAAGGCGGTTCTGGCCTGGATGGCCATCATGTCCCTTGGGCTTCGGGAAAACGCCCCCGGCGGTACCTTGCCGGCGATCGTCGGCGGTTGCGCGTTCCTCGGCGTCATCGTGTTCGGTGGTTATGCGGTCCTCTTCTCGACCGCTCGGATGATCGCCCTGTATGCCAGACTCCGGCACTGGATCGAAGGCACGCTCTCCGCGGTGTTCGCCGTTGCGGGAGTCAAGCTGCTTGCCTGGCAACGTTGA